One part of the Actinomyces howellii genome encodes these proteins:
- a CDS encoding sensor histidine kinase: MDSLWLLLVTALAGLVVGTSAGLAFGRSMRGAGPVGAAPGSTLESDGVVPVLAALRSTVVVLDDDDEVLRASAAAYTFNIVRDDEVCEPQVAEMVARVRATGQAQDAEIAVARGRVEGAGQFYLRVRVARIARGRVLVLIEDRTAAKRVEDMRRDFVVNVSHELKTPVGAIALLAETVQDNVEDAELVRDYSARVRKETARLEVLVQEIIELSRLQDGDALVEPEEVELDVVVAESLDRVRVEAEAKEVRLVSGGTPGLYVLGDASLIATAVRNLLDNAIRYSDPRTRVSVGVGVDPSDPELVRIAVVDQGIGIAKEAQERVFERFYRVDKARSRATGGTGLGLSIVKHVAADHGGTVELWSTPGRGSTFTLVLPRHRIEGPGAQADPEPSPQARSAVASGAAGAAFAAIAAISPVSGPQAPEGADPRQGEQP; encoded by the coding sequence GTGGACTCCCTGTGGCTGCTGCTCGTCACCGCCCTCGCGGGCCTCGTCGTGGGCACCTCGGCGGGACTCGCCTTCGGGCGCTCGATGCGCGGTGCGGGACCGGTGGGTGCCGCACCGGGCTCGACCCTGGAGTCCGACGGCGTCGTGCCGGTCCTGGCGGCCCTGCGCTCGACGGTGGTCGTCCTGGACGACGACGACGAGGTCCTGCGCGCCTCGGCCGCGGCCTACACCTTCAACATCGTGCGCGACGACGAGGTCTGCGAGCCCCAGGTGGCCGAGATGGTGGCCCGCGTGCGCGCCACGGGGCAGGCCCAGGACGCCGAGATCGCCGTGGCCAGGGGGCGGGTCGAGGGAGCCGGCCAGTTCTACCTGCGGGTGCGGGTCGCCCGGATCGCCCGGGGCAGGGTCCTCGTGCTCATCGAGGACCGCACGGCCGCCAAGCGCGTCGAGGACATGCGGCGTGACTTCGTCGTCAACGTCTCCCACGAGCTCAAGACGCCTGTCGGGGCGATCGCCCTGCTGGCTGAGACGGTCCAGGACAACGTCGAGGACGCCGAGCTCGTGCGCGACTACAGCGCCCGGGTGCGCAAGGAGACCGCGCGCCTGGAGGTGCTGGTCCAGGAGATCATCGAGCTCTCCCGCCTCCAGGACGGAGACGCCCTCGTCGAGCCCGAGGAGGTCGAGCTCGACGTGGTGGTCGCCGAGTCCCTCGACCGCGTGCGCGTCGAGGCCGAGGCCAAGGAGGTCCGGCTCGTGTCCGGGGGCACCCCCGGGCTCTACGTCCTGGGTGACGCCTCCCTCATCGCCACGGCCGTGCGCAACCTGCTCGACAACGCCATCCGCTACTCCGACCCCCGCACCCGGGTGAGCGTCGGCGTCGGCGTCGACCCGTCTGACCCCGAGCTCGTGCGCATCGCCGTGGTCGACCAGGGCATCGGCATCGCCAAGGAGGCCCAGGAACGCGTCTTCGAGCGCTTCTACCGGGTCGACAAGGCGCGTTCGCGGGCCACCGGCGGCACCGGACTGGGCCTGAGCATCGTCAAGCACGTCGCCGCCGACCACGGGGGGACCGTGGAGCTGTGGTCGACCCCCGGGCGGGGCTCGACCTTCACCCTCGTCCTGCCGCGCCACCGGATCGAGGGTCCCGGGGCGCAGGCCGATCCCGAGCCCTCCCCGCAGGCACGCTCCGCGGTGGCCTCCGGCGCGGCCGGCGCCGCCTTCGCCGCTATCGCGGCGATCTCCCCGGTCTCCGGCCCGCAGGCTCCTGAGGGCGCCGACCCACGACAAGGAGAACAGCCATGA